In one Spirosoma rigui genomic region, the following are encoded:
- a CDS encoding UDP-N-acetylmuramate--L-alanine ligase, with protein sequence MPQAIHFISIGGSAMHNLALALQQQGCTITGSDDEIYEPSRTRLAQHGLLPTEMGWSPDRIHAGLDAVIVGMHARKDNPELARALELGLPVFSYPEYIYQQSQQKQRVVIAGSHGKTTITSMILHVLKYHNRIFDYLVGAQVEGFETMAQLTPNAPVIIIEGDEYASSPIDSQPKFLHYQPHIALISGIAWDHVNLYPTWEEYVDQFELLAEGMPKAGILIFDETDDMLDIIGQKERADITKIPYEAHPSEIIDGKTYLVTKQKTRIPVLIFGEHNMKNIAGAMTVLDRLGITDTLFYEAIPTFKGAARRLETVASRGNRILFRDFAHSPSKVEATTEAVKRQYPNRTLLAAVELHTFSSLNRAFLDQYKSCLDAADQAVVYFNAHTLAVKQLEPITPADVIAAFDRPNLHVFTDTDELQAYLAGQRDTAEVFLLMSSGTFGGLDLDELGQTLIDNK encoded by the coding sequence ATGCCTCAGGCCATACACTTCATTTCCATCGGCGGCAGTGCCATGCACAACCTCGCCCTGGCACTCCAGCAACAGGGATGTACCATCACCGGTTCTGACGATGAAATCTACGAGCCTTCGCGCACCCGGCTGGCGCAGCACGGATTGCTGCCAACCGAAATGGGCTGGTCTCCAGATCGCATCCACGCCGGTCTGGACGCGGTTATCGTGGGTATGCACGCCCGGAAGGACAATCCGGAACTGGCCAGAGCGCTGGAGCTGGGCCTGCCCGTTTTCTCTTACCCCGAATACATTTATCAGCAAAGTCAGCAGAAACAGCGGGTAGTCATTGCTGGCAGTCATGGCAAAACAACCATAACGTCCATGATCCTGCACGTGCTCAAGTACCATAACCGCATCTTCGATTACCTGGTTGGTGCGCAGGTGGAGGGGTTCGAAACGATGGCGCAACTGACACCCAACGCGCCCGTTATCATCATCGAGGGCGATGAGTATGCCTCTTCGCCCATCGATTCGCAGCCCAAGTTTCTGCATTACCAACCCCATATAGCCCTCATCAGCGGTATCGCCTGGGACCACGTCAACCTTTATCCAACCTGGGAAGAATACGTTGATCAGTTTGAACTGCTGGCCGAAGGGATGCCCAAAGCCGGAATTCTGATTTTTGATGAGACCGACGATATGCTCGACATCATCGGTCAGAAAGAGCGCGCCGATATCACCAAGATTCCTTATGAAGCCCACCCCAGCGAAATCATCGATGGAAAGACGTACCTGGTAACGAAGCAGAAAACCAGAATACCCGTGCTTATTTTCGGCGAGCACAACATGAAAAATATTGCCGGAGCCATGACCGTTCTTGACCGGCTTGGCATTACAGATACGTTATTCTACGAAGCTATTCCAACGTTCAAGGGAGCCGCCCGCCGGCTCGAAACGGTAGCCAGCCGGGGAAACAGGATTTTATTCCGGGATTTTGCGCACTCCCCCTCTAAAGTAGAGGCTACTACCGAAGCCGTGAAACGCCAGTACCCGAACAGAACCTTGCTGGCAGCGGTTGAACTTCACACGTTTAGCAGCCTGAACCGGGCGTTCCTCGACCAGTATAAGAGTTGCCTTGATGCCGCCGATCAAGCCGTTGTTTATTTCAACGCCCATACCCTGGCGGTGAAGCAGCTGGAGCCTATCACCCCTGCCGATGTTATTGCGGCCTTCGACCGGCCCAATCTGCACGTTTTTACGGACACCGACGAACTGCAGGCGTACCTGGCCGGGCAGCGTGATACGGCCGAGGTTTTCCTGCTGATGAGTTCGGGCACCTTTGGTGGGCTGGATCTGGATGAACTGGGCCAAACGCTGATCGACAATAAGTAG
- a CDS encoding LOG family protein has translation MATQSIVVYCASSVGVNPIYNEVAAELGQKMAARNIRLIYGGGGFGLMGNVADAVLQNGGEVTGVIPNFLADLEVAHSTLTEIHFVETMHERKYRMVQLAKGVITLPGGYGTFDELFEILAWRQLKLYDGPVVIINTSGFYDLVLQQLDRMVADGFLKAANRDLLLVAESVDEALTMVANYWASAV, from the coding sequence GTGGCAACTCAAAGCATTGTCGTCTATTGCGCATCGAGCGTTGGCGTAAATCCCATCTACAACGAAGTGGCCGCTGAACTTGGTCAGAAAATGGCTGCCCGTAACATCCGGCTCATTTATGGCGGTGGCGGGTTTGGCCTTATGGGCAACGTTGCCGACGCCGTACTCCAGAACGGCGGAGAAGTAACGGGCGTTATTCCAAATTTCCTTGCTGATCTGGAAGTAGCCCATAGCACCCTTACTGAAATTCACTTCGTCGAAACCATGCACGAGCGGAAGTACCGCATGGTACAACTGGCGAAAGGAGTGATTACGCTGCCGGGGGGCTATGGTACATTCGACGAACTGTTTGAAATTCTGGCCTGGCGCCAGCTCAAACTATATGACGGCCCCGTTGTCATTATTAACACAAGCGGCTTCTATGACCTTGTTCTTCAACAACTCGACCGTATGGTAGCCGACGGTTTCCTAAAAGCCGCCAACCGTGATCTGCTGCTCGTGGCCGAGTCGGTAGACGAAGCCCTAACGATGGTTGCCAATTATTGGGCAAGCGCAGTCTAA
- a CDS encoding GAF domain-containing protein, with translation MKSAPLPTNERGRLQALADYNLLDTDAESIYDDVTRMASEICRTPISLISLVDDDRQWFKSKLGLKTDETPRDQSFCAHAILEPSEVFIVPDARLDDRFADNPLTTGAPNVVFYAGVPLTTGEGHALGSLCVIDSRPRTLTDNQILALKSLARLVNTHFELRKVTAERDKYKSEFTQVTTARRTLLRLVAYQVKPLVNALLNDVQELTDKAPRPDQADHLQSMRQTSETINGMLNDPDLFKL, from the coding sequence ATGAAGAGTGCTCCGTTACCCACGAATGAGAGAGGCCGGTTACAGGCGCTGGCAGATTACAACCTGCTGGATACCGATGCCGAAAGTATTTATGACGATGTGACTCGGATGGCGTCCGAAATATGCCGGACGCCCATCTCGCTCATTAGCTTGGTTGACGATGACCGGCAATGGTTCAAATCGAAGCTGGGCCTTAAAACCGACGAGACTCCGCGCGATCAATCGTTCTGCGCACATGCCATTCTGGAACCTAGCGAAGTTTTTATCGTACCGGACGCGCGCCTGGACGACCGTTTTGCTGATAACCCGCTCACAACGGGTGCTCCTAACGTCGTGTTTTATGCGGGTGTTCCCCTGACTACCGGGGAAGGCCATGCGCTAGGTTCGCTGTGCGTGATTGACAGTCGCCCCCGTACGCTTACCGACAATCAGATTCTGGCGCTGAAATCGCTGGCGAGACTGGTAAACACGCACTTTGAACTCCGTAAAGTCACTGCCGAGCGGGACAAATACAAAAGCGAGTTCACACAGGTAACTACAGCCCGGCGAACTCTGCTGCGGCTTGTGGCCTATCAGGTAAAACCCCTGGTCAACGCGTTGCTCAACGATGTGCAGGAGTTAACTGACAAAGCACCACGGCCGGATCAGGCCGATCATCTGCAGTCGATGCGGCAAACGAGCGAAACCATCAACGGCATGCTGAACGACCCGGACCTGTTTAAACTCTAA
- a CDS encoding ATP-binding protein, with protein sequence MQNRTIRTTLPAVFALFILLLSLQYFYKDLFTTSLQAGARLLLTGLIVCLMAGLQYAFYQYTVRTDRLTNQVFEWQHKATRYLDALPEGVVIMNASQQISYLNQAGTVLLDLTSSSDARRLLSDWTTRFCEACLQETIPTVSATTLTIEHPISSPNTPARTLTVHTRPVYDAEGTLVETLSLLRDTTEENRKDEEVQRAHKMAEQAVAEREIFLANISHDIRTPLNAILGFSELLNQRKTELDDHTYLEGIRTSGTNLLALINELLDLSRLESGQFTLEQQPVQLDAVLAAVAAEIVPKARHKNIQYRVEVDADVPTVFTADRSRLTQVLLTIATNAVNFTDEGGVSITVRQDTSDPLQRAQLSFTIDDTGKGIAADKLDHIFDRFGRVSDQAMYRSGGTGLGLNITHSLVSLMGGTIHVQSRPGRGTTFFVRLPLDPVDASATLPVLPSSSAESQTGPVTAALNVLVVEDNILNQKVMAGYLNRYQLTPTIVNNGLEAVEILTTTSFDLIFMDIQMPVMDGYLATETIRQQLRLNTPIVAMTAYTMAGEQERCLAAGMNDYLSKPIHMHQLDNVLAQFMPAPASTPETTTPTNTVDMGTPIIDEAFLNELMDGDDELLAEMVSLFRQDLPTYRQTLFNAIEQQDHSAFKQTAHKFRSSLNSLAMLDTAKNLKILESDTTIDPLTKHRQLTSLFDEINHGLAFLSNRIA encoded by the coding sequence ATGCAAAACCGCACAATACGAACGACACTCCCCGCCGTTTTTGCCTTATTTATTCTGTTACTCTCGCTACAGTATTTTTATAAAGACCTCTTTACTACGTCTCTACAAGCCGGTGCCCGTCTGCTCCTCACAGGCTTAATCGTGTGCCTGATGGCCGGCCTTCAATACGCTTTCTACCAGTACACCGTCCGCACCGATCGGCTGACCAACCAGGTATTTGAATGGCAGCACAAGGCGACCCGGTACCTGGACGCCCTACCCGAGGGCGTCGTTATTATGAATGCCAGCCAACAAATAAGCTATTTGAATCAGGCTGGTACGGTACTGCTCGATTTGACATCATCGTCTGATGCCAGGCGGCTCCTCTCCGATTGGACAACCCGGTTCTGCGAAGCCTGTCTTCAGGAGACAATCCCGACCGTATCGGCCACGACACTGACCATTGAACATCCGATTTCATCCCCAAACACCCCGGCCAGGACGCTGACAGTGCATACCCGGCCCGTGTATGATGCCGAGGGAACGTTAGTTGAAACGCTCAGCCTGCTGCGCGACACCACTGAAGAAAACCGTAAGGATGAGGAGGTACAGCGCGCTCACAAAATGGCGGAACAGGCTGTCGCCGAACGTGAGATTTTTCTGGCCAATATCAGCCACGATATTCGAACGCCCCTAAACGCCATCCTTGGTTTTAGCGAATTGTTGAATCAGCGAAAAACCGAACTGGATGATCATACGTATTTAGAGGGCATTCGTACCTCTGGTACCAACCTTCTTGCGTTGATCAATGAGCTACTGGATCTGTCAAGGCTCGAATCGGGTCAGTTCACGCTGGAACAGCAACCAGTGCAGCTTGATGCTGTTCTGGCGGCTGTAGCGGCTGAGATTGTACCGAAAGCGCGGCATAAAAACATACAATACCGGGTCGAGGTCGATGCCGACGTACCCACCGTGTTTACGGCCGATCGCTCGCGGCTGACGCAGGTCCTGCTAACCATTGCTACTAATGCGGTCAATTTCACGGATGAAGGCGGTGTCAGTATAACGGTTCGGCAGGATACGTCCGATCCGTTGCAGCGCGCGCAGCTGTCATTTACGATCGACGACACGGGAAAGGGCATTGCAGCCGACAAGCTGGACCATATTTTCGACCGGTTTGGGCGGGTGTCGGACCAGGCGATGTACCGATCGGGTGGTACGGGGCTGGGGCTCAACATCACCCACAGTCTGGTCTCCCTGATGGGTGGTACCATTCATGTTCAAAGCCGTCCCGGACGCGGTACTACGTTCTTCGTACGCCTGCCGCTTGATCCGGTCGATGCGTCTGCAACTTTGCCAGTGTTGCCCTCTTCATCCGCAGAGTCGCAGACTGGCCCGGTTACCGCTGCGTTGAACGTACTGGTTGTTGAAGACAATATTCTGAATCAGAAAGTTATGGCCGGGTATCTGAATCGCTATCAGCTAACGCCAACGATTGTTAACAACGGCCTCGAAGCGGTAGAGATACTGACGACTACTTCGTTCGATTTAATATTTATGGACATTCAGATGCCGGTGATGGACGGGTATCTGGCAACCGAAACCATTCGGCAACAACTCCGGCTGAATACGCCGATCGTTGCCATGACAGCGTATACAATGGCCGGCGAACAGGAGCGATGCCTGGCAGCCGGTATGAACGATTACCTATCCAAACCAATTCATATGCACCAACTGGACAATGTATTGGCGCAGTTTATGCCAGCACCAGCCTCAACACCCGAAACTACCACTCCGACAAACACGGTCGACATGGGAACACCTATTATCGATGAAGCTTTCCTGAATGAACTCATGGACGGCGACGATGAGTTACTGGCCGAAATGGTTTCCCTGTTTCGGCAGGATCTACCCACCTATCGGCAAACCCTCTTCAACGCTATCGAGCAACAGGACCACTCGGCATTTAAGCAAACAGCGCACAAATTCCGGTCATCGCTCAACTCGCTGGCGATGCTCGACACAGCCAAAAACCTGAAAATCCTGGAATCCGACACAACGATTGATCCGCTGACGAAGCACCGCCAACTGACCAGTCTGTTCGATGAAATAAATCATGGGCTGGCGTTTCTCAGCAACCGAATAGCCTGA
- a CDS encoding response regulator produces MNEQSSTSTRTIFIAEDEALILKMMTVRLQKQGYTVITAADGRQALERLQSITPDLVITDLLMPYHSGLDVVEYVKKSKSDAIPVLVLSASGDEALIQKARSLGANEYISKPFLPNDLLALVKKYLD; encoded by the coding sequence ATGAATGAGCAATCAAGCACGTCCACCCGAACAATTTTTATTGCAGAAGACGAGGCACTGATCTTAAAGATGATGACCGTCCGGCTGCAGAAACAGGGATACACGGTCATAACAGCCGCAGATGGCCGGCAGGCTCTGGAGCGTTTACAGTCGATTACGCCGGATCTGGTCATTACCGATTTGCTGATGCCTTACCACAGCGGTCTGGACGTAGTCGAATACGTAAAGAAGTCGAAAAGCGATGCAATACCCGTCCTTGTTCTGTCGGCATCCGGCGACGAGGCACTTATCCAAAAAGCGCGCAGTTTAGGGGCTAACGAATACATTAGTAAACCCTTCCTACCCAATGACCTGCTGGCGTTGGTCAAAAAATACCTGGACTAA